A genomic segment from Glycine max cultivar Williams 82 chromosome 1, Glycine_max_v4.0, whole genome shotgun sequence encodes:
- the LOC100306654 gene encoding Glycine cleavage system H protein, mitochondrial-like, whose protein sequence is MKSSSYCFSDILSLQRNNNQNSREKRRCRQTQSLMALRMWASSTANALKVSSTSRPHLLHPFSFSRCLSSVLDGLKYADSHEWVKHEGSVATIGITDHAQDHLGEVVYVELPESGGTVTQKSGFGAVESVKATSDINSPISGEIVEVNKKLTETPGLVNSSPYEDGWMIKVKPSDPSELDSLMGPKEYTKFCEEEDASH, encoded by the exons atgaagAGCTCATCATATTGTTTCAGTGATATATTATCCCTACAACGTAATAATAACCAAAACAGCAGAGAGAAGAGAAGGTGTAGACAAACACAATCTCTAATGGCACTCAGGATGTGGGCTTCTTCCACTGCCAATGCACTCAAAGTCTCTTCTACCTCCAGACCTCATCTCTTGcatcctttttctttctccagATGCTTGTCTTCCG TCTTGGATGGACTTAAGTATGCAGATTCACACGAATGGGTCAAGCACGAAGGCTCAGTCGCCACCATTGGTATCACTGACCATGCCCAG GACCATCTTGGAGAGGTTGTGTATGTGGAGCTGCCAGAATCAGGTGGCACAGTTACCCAGAAGTCTGGCTTCGGAGCCGTTGAAAGTGTTAAAGCAACAAGTGACATAAACTCTCCAATCTCGGGGGAGATTGTTGAGGTTAACAAAAAGCTCACAGAGACACCTGGCCTG GTCAACTCAAGCCCATACGAAGATGGATGGATGATCAAAGTAAAGCCAAGTGATCCATCTGAATTAGATTCCTTGATGGGTCCAAAAGAGTacacaaaattttgtgaagaagaagatgctagtcattaa
- the LOC100775911 gene encoding beta-amyrin 11-oxidase isoform X2, which yields MTLLGSLWLILVAALLGYAFLLGLLRRVNEWYYVSRLQGKLQHPLPPGHLGWPLLGNMPTFLRAFKSNPDSFIYDLVSRYGRTGMYRTYLFGSPSIIVCTPETCRKVLTDDENLKLGYPPSTTALTGKRSLHGISNAEHKRLRRLITSPITGHEALSTYIGLIEHASVKRLEELSSMNTPCEFLTELRKFAFKVFTTIFMGSDVDHVDLALFENLYKDLNRGMKSLAINLPGFPFYKALKARKKLMKLLQGLVDQKRRTNNTITKTKRRKLDMMDLLMEVKDEDGRQLEDEDIIDLLLVFLLAGYESSAHGILWTIIYLTEHPLVFQRAKKEQEEIMETRPLSQKGLNLKEIKQMEYLSKVIDEMLRRTSISFANFRQAKVDLNINGYTIPKGWKVLVWNRGVHMDPETYRNPKEYDPSRWEKFCFVTHSFLPFGLGSRFCPGSDLAKLEITIFLHHFLLNYRMERINPDCPATYLPVPRPSDNCSARIIKAT from the exons atgacgTTACTAGGTTCTTTGTGGCTCATCCTAGTTGCAGCCTTGTTGGGTTATGCATTTCTATTAGGGCTTCTTAGGAGAGTGAATGAATGGTACTATGTTTCTAGGCTTCAGGGAAAGTTGCAACACCCTCTCCCACCAGGTCATCTGGGTTGGCCTTTATTGGGGAACATGCCCACCTTCCTCAGAGCTTTTAAGTCTAACCCTGATTCCTTCATCTATGACCTTGTTTCCAG aTATGGCAGGACGGGTATGTACAGAACGTACTTGTTTGGGAGCCCCAGCATCATAGTTTGCACCCCAGAGACGTGCCGTAAGGTTCTCACAGATGATGAAAATCTCAAGCTTGGATACCCTCCTTCCACCACGGCCCTCACCGGAAAGAGATCACTCCATGGCATCTCAAATGCTGAACACAAGCGCCTTCGCCGCCTAATCACCTCTCCCATAACCGGCCACGAGGCATTGTCCACGTACATAGGTCTCATAGAACATGCTTCTGTGAAACGGTTGGAAGAGTTGTCTAGCATGAACACGCCTTGTGAGTTCCTCACAGAGTTAAGGAAGTTCGCTTTTAAGGTCTTCACCACCATCTTCATGGGCTCTGATGTTGATCATGTAGACCTGGCCTTGTTCGAAAACTTGTACAAAGATTTGAATCGGGGAATGAAGTCACTGGCTATCAATCTCCCAGGCTTTCCATTCTACAAAGCACTCAAG GCACGAAAGAAGTTGATGAAGTTGCTGCAAGGCTTGGTGGACCAAAAGAGAAGGACCAATAAtacaattacaaaaacaaagagGAGGAAATTAGATATGATGGATTTATTGATGGAAGTCAAAGATGAAGACGGTAGGCAGCTGGAAGATGAAGACATTATAGACTTACTTCTGGTTTTCTTGTTAGCTGGTTACGAAAGCTCTGCTCATGGAATATTGTGGACCATCATCTACCTCACGGAACACCCACTTGTCTTCCAAAGGGCTAAG AAAGAACAAGAAGAGATCATGGAAACAAGACCTTTATCACAGAAAGGGCTCAACCTTAAGGAAATTAAGCAAATGGAATATCTTTCAAAG GTTATCGACGAGATGCTGCGCAGAACAAGTATCTCTTTTGCGAACTTTAGACAGGCAAAGGTTGATCTCAACATCAATG GTTATACTATACCAAAAGGATGGAAAGTTCTAGTTTGGAACCGAGGGGTTCACATGGATCCTGAAACTTATCGCAATCCAAAAGAATACGATCCTTCAAGATGGGA gaaattttgttttgtcaCTCATTCTTTCCTTCCGTTTGGATTGGGAAGCAGGTTTTGTCCTGGGAGCGACCTGGCCAAACTTGAGATCACCATTTTcctccatcattttcttcttaacTACAG GATGGAGAGAATTAATCCAGATTGTCCAGCCACTTACCTACCGGTGCCAAGGCCTTCAGACAATTGCTCTGCAAGAATTATAAAAGCCACATAA
- the LOC100775911 gene encoding beta-amyrin 11-oxidase isoform X1, protein MTLLGSLWLILVAALLGYAFLLGLLRRVNEWYYVSRLQGKLQHPLPPGHLGWPLLGNMPTFLRAFKSNPDSFIYDLVSRYGRTGMYRTYLFGSPSIIVCTPETCRKVLTDDENLKLGYPPSTTALTGKRSLHGISNAEHKRLRRLITSPITGHEALSTYIGLIEHASVKRLEELSSMNTPCEFLTELRKFAFKVFTTIFMGSDVDHVDLALFENLYKDLNRGMKSLAINLPGFPFYKALKARKKLMKLLQGLVDQKRRTNNTITKTKRRKLDMMDLLMEVKDEDGRQLEDEDIIDLLLVFLLAGYESSAHGILWTIIYLTEHPLVFQRAKKEQEEIMETRPLSQKGLNLKEIKQMEYLSKVIDEMLRRTSISFANFRQAKVDLNINGYTIPKGWKVLVWNRGVHMDPETYRNPKEYDPSRWEDGEN, encoded by the exons atgacgTTACTAGGTTCTTTGTGGCTCATCCTAGTTGCAGCCTTGTTGGGTTATGCATTTCTATTAGGGCTTCTTAGGAGAGTGAATGAATGGTACTATGTTTCTAGGCTTCAGGGAAAGTTGCAACACCCTCTCCCACCAGGTCATCTGGGTTGGCCTTTATTGGGGAACATGCCCACCTTCCTCAGAGCTTTTAAGTCTAACCCTGATTCCTTCATCTATGACCTTGTTTCCAG aTATGGCAGGACGGGTATGTACAGAACGTACTTGTTTGGGAGCCCCAGCATCATAGTTTGCACCCCAGAGACGTGCCGTAAGGTTCTCACAGATGATGAAAATCTCAAGCTTGGATACCCTCCTTCCACCACGGCCCTCACCGGAAAGAGATCACTCCATGGCATCTCAAATGCTGAACACAAGCGCCTTCGCCGCCTAATCACCTCTCCCATAACCGGCCACGAGGCATTGTCCACGTACATAGGTCTCATAGAACATGCTTCTGTGAAACGGTTGGAAGAGTTGTCTAGCATGAACACGCCTTGTGAGTTCCTCACAGAGTTAAGGAAGTTCGCTTTTAAGGTCTTCACCACCATCTTCATGGGCTCTGATGTTGATCATGTAGACCTGGCCTTGTTCGAAAACTTGTACAAAGATTTGAATCGGGGAATGAAGTCACTGGCTATCAATCTCCCAGGCTTTCCATTCTACAAAGCACTCAAG GCACGAAAGAAGTTGATGAAGTTGCTGCAAGGCTTGGTGGACCAAAAGAGAAGGACCAATAAtacaattacaaaaacaaagagGAGGAAATTAGATATGATGGATTTATTGATGGAAGTCAAAGATGAAGACGGTAGGCAGCTGGAAGATGAAGACATTATAGACTTACTTCTGGTTTTCTTGTTAGCTGGTTACGAAAGCTCTGCTCATGGAATATTGTGGACCATCATCTACCTCACGGAACACCCACTTGTCTTCCAAAGGGCTAAG AAAGAACAAGAAGAGATCATGGAAACAAGACCTTTATCACAGAAAGGGCTCAACCTTAAGGAAATTAAGCAAATGGAATATCTTTCAAAG GTTATCGACGAGATGCTGCGCAGAACAAGTATCTCTTTTGCGAACTTTAGACAGGCAAAGGTTGATCTCAACATCAATG GTTATACTATACCAAAAGGATGGAAAGTTCTAGTTTGGAACCGAGGGGTTCACATGGATCCTGAAACTTATCGCAATCCAAAAGAATACGATCCTTCAAGATGGGAA GATGGAGAGAATTAA
- the LOC100790496 gene encoding uncharacterized protein At5g64816 — MGEIWWSLLGAAIPVVVAGQAFRVKKRRAEEQRLQSARGRERSSDEIFVCERVCTSKRMLKKVGSFSKDPIPDTCVTVCGVSDLDACADACARTVCINQHQVPNWNDICLRRCQSECLKLSSQSQSS; from the coding sequence ATGGGTGAAATTTGGTGGTCCCTTTTGGGGGCGGCGATCCCCGTGGTGGTGGCGGGGCAAGCGTTTCGCGTGAAGAAACGGCGTGCAGAGGAGCAGAGGCTGCAGAGTGCTCGTGGGAGGGAAAGGAGTTCCGATGAAATCTTCGTTTGTGAGAGGGTCTGCACTTCAAAGAGGATGCTCAAGAAGGTTGGTTCCTTCTCCAAGGACCCCATTCCTGATACCTGCGTCACCGTTTGCGGCGTTTCCGATTTAGATGCCTGTGCTGATGCCTGTGCCCGCACTGTGTGTATCAACCAACATCAAGTCCCTAATTGGAACGACATTTGCCTCAGGAGGTGCCAGAGTGAATGCCTCAAACTCTCTTCTCAGAGTCAGTCCTCGTAG